DNA from Streptomyces canus:
CATGACGCGGGTGTCGTTGAGGAAGTCAGGGTCCATCTGGCGGTGGGCGAGGGTTTCGGCGGCGGCCGGGTCGCGGTCGGCGAGGGCGGCCAGGGCCTGGTCGGTGAGGAGGGCGGAGCGCTGCGTCCAGAAGTCCGCGTTGGCGTAGGCGGCACTCAGCAGCCGGGTGCGCAGGTGGGTGAGGCGGGTCGTGGTGTCCGTCATGGGGACTCTCTCGGTGAGTGGGCTGGTGCTGTGGGGCGGCCGGAACATGTCCACGGCCGCCCCACAGGTCAGGGTTGGGCGTGCGCGGCGGTTTCAGCCGCTGAGGCGGATCGGCATGAGGAGGTAGCGCAGCGCCTGGTCGTCACTGTCGTAGCCGCGCAGGACCGCGGGCTTGGTGGCGGTGGTGAACTGGAACTGGACGCGTTCGGCGTTCAGGGCGTTGAGGCCGTCGATCAGGAAAGACGGATTGAACGCGATGCTCAGCTCGCCGCCTTCGAGGCTGGTGTCGACGTTGTCGACGGCTTGGGCGTCGTCGCTCGTGCCGCCCTCCAGCACGAGGGTGCCTTCTGCCGTGAACGTGAGCTTGATCGGCGATTCCTTCTTGGTGGAGACCAGGGCGACGCGCTGCACGGCCGCCTTGAGCGCCGCGATCTCCACCGTGGCCTCGTGCTGAAACTCCGTGGGGAAGAGCGCCTCATACTTGGGGAGTTCGCCCTCCATGGCGCGGATGGTGGTGGTGTGGCACTCACCGCGCAGAGTGAACAGGCCCGAGCTCGCGGTGGGCAAGGCGATGTCGACGGTGGTGTCGTCGGCGACGGCCTTGGCGGCGTCGATGAGGGCCTTGGCCGGGATCACGGCGGTGCAGTCGGGCAGGTCGGCGTCCTTCCACGCCAGGGTGCGCACGGCGAACCGGTAGCGGTCGGTGGCGTGCAGGGTGAGGGTGCCCGCCTCGTTGTCGTGGCGCAGGCCGATGCCGGTGAGCAGCGGCAGGGTGTCGTCCTTGCCGACCGCGCTGGCGACCTGGGCAACCGCTTCGGCGAGGTCTGCCCCGGCGAGGGTGCCGGTGGTGGCGCCCGGGGCGGGCAGGGCCGGATATTCCTCTAGGGGCAGCGTCGGCAAGGTGAAGCGGGCTGATCCGGCGCGCAGCAGCATGCGGCTGCCGGTGAGTTCGAGGTGCACGTCGCCGCGGATGGTGGCGATGATGTCGGACAGCAGCCTGCCGGAGATCAGGGCGCGGCCGTTCTCGGTGACGGTGGCGGGGGCACCGGTGTCGGCGGACACCTCGTAGTCGAAGGCGCTGACGCGCAGCCAGTCCTCGTGTGCGTCCAGGAGGATGCCGGCCAGGACGGGGGCCGGCGGGCGGGCGGGGAGGCTGCGGGCGGCGTAGCCGACGGCGGCGGCGAGGTGTTCCTGTCCGATGGTGAGCTTCACGGGCGGATCCCTTCAGGGGTGGCGTGGAGGTCCAGGAGGAGCTGTTCGGTGCCCGGGGCCGCGGCGGCATGGAAGATCTGTGGGCGGGTGGGCGGCATGACCGGGGTGGCGGCATCGCCGACGTCGACGGCGAGCTGGCCGGCGTCGGCGAGGGCCCGGGCCCGGGTCGTGGCGCGGGTGACGGCGTGGTGCCCGGCGTCCAGGTGGAGGTGGCAGCTCTGGCACATGGCGCGCAGATTCGCGGGGTCGACGTGTTCGGGGGTGTGATCGAGGTGGGCGGTGGTGAGGCAGACGGTGCTGCCGGTGCCGTACGCCGGAGCGCCGTGACGGTTGGGGCAGCGGCCGGGGTGGGTGCCCCGGCCGCATTCGCCCTCGCACTCGCACCGCCATCCGGCCCGTTCCTTGATGGTCAGGGAGATCTGGGGCCAGTCGGGCGGGTAGCGGTGGACGTTCTCGGGCCGGATCGGCACCGCTCTATGCCGTGAGGGCGTGCACGAGCCGGTCGTAGTTGCGCTGCTGGTCCTTGGGGGTGAGGGGCTGGCGCGGCATCGGCCCGTTGAGCTCGCGGTCCAGGCGCACGATGCGGGCCTGGTTCACGGTCAGCGGCTGGTGGCGGGCGGCCGCGGCGCGTTCGCGGCGGGCCTGGTCCCGGTCGGCGAGGACATTGATCCAGTCCGGTCCGAGCCGGTCGGTCAGGCGGTTGCGCAGGTCGGTGCGCTGGCCGGGGGTGGTCGCAGCCCAGATCCCGTGCCGGGTGAGGTGTTTGTTGGCCAGCGCCCACTTCAGGCAGTCGGTGGCGATGGGGCAGCCGGCGCACGCCCGGCGGGCCTGTGCCAGCCGCTTGTCGGTCGCGGCCCGGTCGGCGGCGCGGTCGCCGTTGGTGAAGTCGAACAGTCGCGGGGTGAGCTGGCAGCGGGTCGGGGTGGAGCTGTGCGGGAAGGCGAAGCGGGCGGCCTGGTTCGAGGCCGTGGGGGTGGTGTCGGTGCGGCTCATGACGTGACCTCCTGGAACAGCTCGGTCAGGTGGGGGAGTTGGGTGAGGACCTGCTCGAAGACAGGGAGCGGGACGCGCCATGGTCCGAGCGCCCCGCGGCACGGCACGGGCAGCGGCAGAGCGTGGACGTCTTCCAGCTGCACGTGGAAGCAGCCGTGCTGCGCCCACGGAGAGCACGGGCCACCGGTGTCGGTGTAGGCACCGTGGCTGCCGGTGATCCGGGCGACGGCCAGGACCGCGCTGAAGTGCAGCTGGTGGCCGCGGATCGTGCGGGCCACGAGCGGGTCGCGCAGCGCGTGCCGGTCCATGCCTGACTCGGCACCGGCGTGCAGCAGGCGCCAGCCCGGCGCCCACGCCTTGGGCCGGTTCTCGATCCGCTTCTCGCCGTGAACGATGCACGCCGTCCAGGGCTGCTTGATGGTGATGCCGCGAATGACGTCGGGGGCGTACAGGATGGGGGTCCTCATACGATCGCCCCCAGGCTGGCGGTGCCGGGACGGCCATTACGGCGGCCGTTGACGGACGCCGCTGTGGCGTGGGAGCGGTCGGCGAGGACGGCGCGGCCGGTGTGCTTGCCCGCGTACATGGCGGCGTCGGCGGCCCGCAGCAGCAGGGACAAGTCGGTGGTGCCGACCGTGTCGGGGGTGGCGGCGCCGATCGAGACGCCGACGTCGACCAGATGGCCGTCGCCGATGTCGACGGGGCGGGTGAGCGCGGCGGCGAGCTGGTCCAGGCGCAGCCCCCGGCGCGCGGTGCCGATCCGTACCGCGAGAGCGAACTCGTCTCCCCCGAGCCGGCCGACTACGCCGCGGCTGCCCGCCCATGCGGTGAGCCGGGCCGCGGTCGCGGCGAGCACGCGGTCGCCAGCGGCATGGGAGAAGTTGTCGTTGATCTGCTTGAAGTGGTCGACGTCGCAGATCAGGACCATCGCGGCCGTCGTGTAGCGGGCGGTCAGCGCGGTGGCCCGGGCGGTGTAGCCGTCGCGCCCGTGCAGGCCGGTGAGCGGGTCGCGGCGGGCGGCGGCGAGCTGGCGGTGCAGGCTGACGGCGTGGACGGTCCAGCCGGTCAGCGGCACCGCGGCCGCGGCGATGACGAATGTGCGGGACGGCTGCCCTAAGGCGCCGGGTATGGGCATCATGGGATCTCCTCCCGCCCGTGCGGGCGGACAAAGGGAAGAGGCGCACCCCGGGCTGTCCAGGCGTAGGGGTGCGCCTCTTTGCTGTGTGATCTCGTGAGGTGCGGCCTTGAGTAGTGCTTCGCCGGCGTCAGTCGACGAGGTCGTCCTCGGCGGCGCCGTGTTGTGTCAGCCGGAGTGCCGCCCCGGGTTCTGTGTGGTGTCGGGCCCTCAGATGGCCGCGAGCGGCCGGCCCAGCGGGGCGACGGGCCGGACGGTGCGGCAGTCATCGTGGCTGTCGTCGTGCACGGACTTGCCGTGGGTGGGCCGCAGTTCGGCGAGGATCTCGATCAGCATGTCCTCGCTGTCGAGGACGATGTCGGTGTAGCCGTGGCCGCAGGTGCACGGCACGATCAGGGTGAGCACGTCGACGGCGCCGTCGGCCTCGCTGATGCGCAGGGTGTGGTGCAGCCACAGCCCGCCGTCCAGCCAGGCCGTCGCGGCCGGCTCGAAGGCGAAGCCGGCGGAGTGCAGGGCGGGGTGGCCGGTCCAGTCCATGGCGTCCAGCACCGTGCCGAGCGTGTCCGGGTAGGCGTTGTACACGTAGTGCGCGGCGGCCGTGACGGCGTCTTCGCACTGTTCGTCCTCGGTCGGCTGGCCGATGCCCTCCGCCATGTCGAGCAGGTGCGCCACGGGCGAGTCGGCCGCGTATGGGCGGGGCGTCGCGGTGAGGGTGTCGTGCATGTCGAGTCCCTTCCAGCTGTGCCGGGCCGGGCTGTCCGGTCCTGCGCCCGCTCGCGCCTCGCCGTCGGGCGGCGGGGTGGGAGGGGACGCAGGACCGTCAGACCAGGACCGGCGGCCACGAGAAAGGAGGGCGAGGGCGACCAGGCTCAGGTCGACCGCGAGCCGCAGCTGGCGGTAGTTGCGCATGGCGATGGTGGACAGGACGCGGATGCGGGTGGGGCCTGCCGATCCGGCGGCGCGGTCGGGGAACGAGCACGAGTGATCTCCTTCTCGCGTTGGGGAACAGCGCCGCGCCCCGCCAGGGGTTTCTGGCGGGGCGCGGCTTGGATGATCAGCGGGGTTGATGCGGGGGTCAGTGCCTGGGTTGCTGAAGTCCGGTGCGGGTGGCAGGCGTTGCGTCCGAGCAGTCCGTGGGTCGTATACGCCGTCGTTGGTCATCGGAGGGCTGCGAGGGCGGCGGCGATGGCGGCAGCGAGCGTGAGGGTGGCGGTGAAGGCGATGGCGGCGCGGGTGAGGGCGGTGGGGTAGCTGGCGCCGTCTAGGCGGGCGAGCTTGGCTGCTCCGGCGGCGGCCAGGAGCGCGATGACGAGGATGAGGGCGATGGTGAGCAGGACGGTGGCGAGCACGGGTTCCTCCGCGGTATGGCCGGCCGGAGTGCCGACGGACATGAAGGTCGCGGTTTTGGTGTTCACCGGTGTTCGCTGTGGACGGTGTTGAACAATGCGGTGCAATGCTGAACACACCGCGGTGATGGGACGGCGGAGGGCACGACGCAGGGGGAGCGCGGGCATGACGCCTGAAGAGGCTGTGGCGCAGTTGCGTCAGCGAGTTGACCGGGCGAGGGTCGCGGCCGGCCTGACCAAGACTGCGTTAGCTGAACGCACTGCTCAGGGACGAGTGAAGGTCTCCCGCGGGACGGTGCAGCAGTTCTTTCGTGCTGACGGGCCGATGCCGAGCATGGACACGGTCACCGCGCTCGCGACGGTACTGAAACTCGATGTCCAGGATCTGCTCGATCTCCGTGATGTAGCTGCGGGAAGTGCGGACGTGGCGGATGAAGCAGTGCCGCCTGGACCCGCGCCCAAACCTGGCGGTGGACCGAGCAGCGTGCTCAGGGACGGTCCGGGGCCCGAGCCGCGGCTGGTCGGGCCGATCCCTCCGGCCGCGTTGGCTTTCCAGCACCGTGCAGAGGCCGACCAGTTGCGGGCAATGCTGGAGGACGGCGGGACCGCCGTCCTCGAGGGCCGGTCAGCGGGCAGGATCCCGGTAGCGGGTGCGCTGGTCGGCCTGGGAGGTGTCGGCAAGTCCCAGCTCGCCGCTGACTACGCCCGCACGGTGCTCGCCGACGGGACAGTGGATCTGGTGGTGTGGGTGACCGCCACCGAACGGCCAGCGATCATCGACCGCCTCGCGCAGGCTGGCCGTGAACTCTGCGCGAGTGGATTGGCAGATCCGGAGCAGGCCGCCCGCGCTTTCCTAGCGTGGCTCGCCCCGAAACGGTCGGCTGCACCACTGCGGTGGCTGGTAGTACTGGATGACCTCACCCTCCCCGGGGACATGAACGACCTGTGGCCGCCGGCCAGCCCCCAGGGACGCACCCTGGTCACCACCCGCCGCCAGGACGCAGCGCTCACCGGGCCCGGCCGAAACCGCCTCCAGGTCGGCCTGTTCACCCCCGGGCAGGCCATCGCCTATCTCTCCGAAGCCCTCGCCGCGTACGAACGGACCGCGCATGACGAGGACCTCGCAGCATTGGCCGCGGCCCTCGGCCACCTGCCGCTCGCCCTGTCACAGGCTGCCGCCTACCTCGCCGACACCGGCAGCACCATCAGCGCGTACCGGCAGGCCCTCGCCGACCGGGCGACCGCGCTGCACGACCTCGCCCCCGACCTGCTGCCCGACCAGCAATCACACACGGTCGCCGCCGCATGGGCACTGTCCATTGACCACGCCGACACCCTCAAGCCCGAAGGCCTCGCCCGCCCCCTCCTCCAGCTCGCCGCCTGCCTCGATCCGTACGGCATCCCGGCCACCGTCCTAACCAGCGGGCCCGCCCGCACCTACCTCGCACACCACCGCACTTCCCGGCCCGACAATCAGCCAGCTGAGAGCAGAACCAAGTCGGCAGCGGAGGTTGAACCGGTCTCGGCAGCGGAGGTGGAACGGGCGATCAGCGCACTGCGTCGGCTCAGCCTCCTTACCTACACCCCCGACACACCCGCGACCGCCGTACGCGTCCACCAACTTCTCCAGCACGCCGTCCGCGACACCCTCACCCCTGATCAAAGGTACGAAACCGCCCACGCCGCAGCTGACTCGCTGATCGACGCCTGGCCCGACATCGAACGCGACACCCAACTCGCCCAAGCCCTACGCGCCAACACCACCGCTCTCACAGCACAAACGGAAGCCGAACTGCACCGGCCCAACGCGCACAGGGTGCTGCACCGCTCAGGCCACAGCCTGGGCGAAGCAGGACAGGTCACCGCCGCCCGCGACCACTTCCAGTACCTCACCAAAACGACCCACCGTCACCTCGGCCCCGACCATCCCGACACCCTCACCACCCGAGGCAACCTCGCCACCTGGCAGGGACAGGCGGGAGACGCCGCCGGAGCGGCCAAAGCGTACGCCGACCTCCTAACACACATGATCCGGGTACTGGGTCCCGACCACCCCGCCACCCTCCCCACCCGAAGCAACCTCGCCAGTTGGAGGGGAGAGGCAGGAGACGCCGCCGGAGCCGCCGAAGCGTACGCCGACCTGCTCACCGATCTGATCCAGGCACTGGGCCCCGACCACCCCGCCACCCTCACCACCCGAAGCAACCTCGCCACCTGGCAGGGACAGGCAGGAGACGCCACCGGAGCCGCCGAAGCCTTTACCGACCTGCTCACCGATCGGATCCGGGTACTGGGCCCCGACCATCCCGACACCCTCATCACCCGAAGCAACCTCGCCAGTTGGAGGGGAGAGGCAGGAGACGCCGCCGGAGCCGCCGAAGCCTTTACCGACCTGCTCACCGATCGGATCCGGGTACTGGGCCCCGACCACCCCGACACCCTCATCACCCGAAGCAACCTCGCCACCTGGCAGGGACAGGCAGGAGACGCCACCGGAGCCGCCGAACCGTACGCAGGCCTCCTAACACACATGATCCGGGTACTAGGCCCCGACCATCCCGACACCCTCACCACCCGAAGCAACCTCGCCACCTGGCAGGGACAGGCAGGAGACGCCACCGGAGCCGCCGAAACGTACGCCGACCTCCTAACACACATGATCCGGGTACTAGGCCCGAACCACCCCGCCACCCTCACCACCCGAAGCAACCTCGCCAGTTGGAGGGGAGAAGCAGGAGACGCCACCGGAGCCGCCGAAGCCTTTACCGACCTGCTCACCGATCGGATCCGGGTACTGGGCCCCGACCACCCCGACACCCTCACCACCCGAAACAACCTCGCCACCTGGCAGGGACGGGCAGGGGACGTGAGCGGAGCTGCCGAAGCGTACGCCGACCTGCTCACCGATCGGATCCGGGTACTGGGCCCCGACCACCCCGACACTCTCACCACCCGAAACAACCTCGCCACCTGGCAGGGACGGGCAGGGGACGTGAGCGGAGCTGCCGAAGCGTACGCGCAACTCCTTGCTGCTCAGCAACGACTCAACGGCGAGGATCATCCCGATACATTCGCGGCCTGGGGCAGCTACGCATACTGGCGAGGTCAAGCAGGGGACACAGCAGAAGCCATCGCCGCAACCACACAACTGCTGGAGCGAATGACAGAGGCTCTAGGAGACGATCACCCGCACCTCCAGGTCCTACGGCACAACCTTGCCTATTTGCGCGATCACAGCTGACCTTCGAGTTAGGCGGCCAGCCGGTGCGCGGCCGCGGTGGTGATGTAGCTGGAGGGGGCGGCTGGGGTGCCGTCGTGGCATTCCAGGCAACTGCCGAGGGTTTTCAGCGGGATGCAGTGGAAGTAGCGGCGGCCGCAGAGGGGGCAGGTCTGCCGGGCGGCCATCGCCTTGTCGAGCGCGAGTTCTTTCGCGAGCGTCATCGGCAGCTTCGGTTTCGCCAGGTCGATCCTGTACAGCCAGGCGAAGCGCTGGCCGCCGCGGCATTCGATCCGCGCGACGGGATCCTGGCCGCCGGGACGCAGCCCCATCTCCCGCAGCTGCCTGCGGGTTGCCAGGTTCTGGTGTCCGGCCTGCTTCCACCTAAAGACTGGTAGGGAGCCGTCGCCGGGATCGTGCGGGTCGACGTCGACCAGGTCGACGCCTTCGTGCTGTGGGGCGCCCATCATCGCCACCAGGCACGGGGCAGCCGCCGGGGCCGGTGCGAGTAGCGGGGGCCGGGCCGGTGCGGGCGGGGCCTGCCGATCCGTCGTCGGGGAACGAGCACGAGCGATCTCCTCCAGCAGGTCGTGGACAGCACCGCGCCCCCGACAGAGACGGTGTGGCGGGGGGGAGGTGCGGGTTCGGCAAGGTCAGGCGGTGCCGAAGGCCGTGTGCGTGCTGTGCGGGCCGGGCGTGGTGGGGGCGGTGTGTCCCGGGGCGCGGGGTGTTCGGCTGCTGCGGCGCGGGTGCGTCGCCGATGTGGGTGCCGATGTAGTAGCCGGCTAGCAGGCCCAGGATGAGAAGCACCTTGTGCCGGTTGGCTCGCCACCAGGTGGGGGCCGGGGGCTCCGTGAGGATGCCTATGACGGTCGGGCCTTTCGCCAACGCACGATCTCCTTCTGTCTCGGGGAAACGGGGCGGCCGGGCAGCCTGTCCGGACTTCGCGCTCTCGCGGCTGTACGCGAGCAGGGCGAGGACCAGGCGGAACACCCGGAGATCGGCGCGTGGTGGGAGCCGGGGGCCCGTTGGGCCCCTACACGCTGCGGGCCCGCGCCCCGTGAAAGGGGTGCGGGCCCGCAGCGGCAGGATGGGATCTAGTCGGAGGGAAGTCGCTTGCCGGTGTCGCCGTCGTAGGCGACGCCGGTCGGGGACAGCCGGATTGTCCGGGACTGCGCCCGGGCGCCCTCCTTCCATGTCTTGCCGCCGACCGCGATGTTCACGGTGATGTCCGCGAGCGGGTCCTTGACCGGGAGCGAGAGCTCGGGGGTCTTGGGGTACCAGCGGTCATTGCCCCGCGTGGTGTAGGCGCTCTTGCCGGAGGCGTCGATGCGCAGGTACTTCGCGTTGCGGTCGAAGTAGGAGCGCAGTTCGATGACGACCCGCTCCCGGTCGCTGCTCCACTGGGCGATGAGATCGGTGCTGATGCCGTCGAGCTGGACGGTTGCCCCGGATCGGCCCTTGTAGGCGGCGGCTTTGGCCTGGCGTTCCTGCTGCTTCTCATTGTCGGCCGCGTACTGGTAGACGCCTGCGATCGTGATGCCCAGGGCGGCGATCGCGGCGACGTAGGGCCAGGTCCGCCGGCGCGGTTGCGGCTGCGGGGCGGCCTGGGGTTCGGGTGTGTACGGCTGGGGGCCGCGGTGCCATTGCGGGGACGTGCCGTCGTCGGTCTTCTCGAACCATGCAGCGTCGTCAGTGCCCATGCGGGCGACCGTAGCGCGCAGTTGCATGGCCTGTCCGGGCTCTCCACTGAGATCGGCTACCTGTGCCCGGGTCTCCAACCAGGCAAGCGTCTGGGCGGAGTTGAGGCCGTGGGTGGTGATGTCCTCCCGCTCGTAGAGAGCGGCGAGCTGGGAGGCTTCGTTGAACCGGTCTTCGAGCGCGGCCTGGAGGACGCGCTCGTGCCGGGTGAGGTCGCCGATGACG
Protein-coding regions in this window:
- the dnaN gene encoding DNA polymerase III subunit beta, coding for MKLTIGQEHLAAAVGYAARSLPARPPAPVLAGILLDAHEDWLRVSAFDYEVSADTGAPATVTENGRALISGRLLSDIIATIRGDVHLELTGSRMLLRAGSARFTLPTLPLEEYPALPAPGATTGTLAGADLAEAVAQVASAVGKDDTLPLLTGIGLRHDNEAGTLTLHATDRYRFAVRTLAWKDADLPDCTAVIPAKALIDAAKAVADDTTVDIALPTASSGLFTLRGECHTTTIRAMEGELPKYEALFPTEFQHEATVEIAALKAAVQRVALVSTKKESPIKLTFTAEGTLVLEGGTSDDAQAVDNVDTSLEGGELSIAFNPSFLIDGLNALNAERVQFQFTTATKPAVLRGYDSDDQALRYLLMPIRLSG
- a CDS encoding WhiB family transcriptional regulator — its product is MSRTDTTPTASNQAARFAFPHSSTPTRCQLTPRLFDFTNGDRAADRAATDKRLAQARRACAGCPIATDCLKWALANKHLTRHGIWAATTPGQRTDLRNRLTDRLGPDWINVLADRDQARRERAAAARHQPLTVNQARIVRLDRELNGPMPRQPLTPKDQQRNYDRLVHALTA
- a CDS encoding GGDEF domain-containing protein, which translates into the protein MMPIPGALGQPSRTFVIAAAAVPLTGWTVHAVSLHRQLAAARRDPLTGLHGRDGYTARATALTARYTTAAMVLICDVDHFKQINDNFSHAAGDRVLAATAARLTAWAGSRGVVGRLGGDEFALAVRIGTARRGLRLDQLAAALTRPVDIGDGHLVDVGVSIGAATPDTVGTTDLSLLLRAADAAMYAGKHTGRAVLADRSHATAASVNGRRNGRPGTASLGAIV
- a CDS encoding tetratricopeptide repeat protein, encoding MLRDGPGPEPRLVGPIPPAALAFQHRAEADQLRAMLEDGGTAVLEGRSAGRIPVAGALVGLGGVGKSQLAADYARTVLADGTVDLVVWVTATERPAIIDRLAQAGRELCASGLADPEQAARAFLAWLAPKRSAAPLRWLVVLDDLTLPGDMNDLWPPASPQGRTLVTTRRQDAALTGPGRNRLQVGLFTPGQAIAYLSEALAAYERTAHDEDLAALAAALGHLPLALSQAAAYLADTGSTISAYRQALADRATALHDLAPDLLPDQQSHTVAAAWALSIDHADTLKPEGLARPLLQLAACLDPYGIPATVLTSGPARTYLAHHRTSRPDNQPAESRTKSAAEVEPVSAAEVERAISALRRLSLLTYTPDTPATAVRVHQLLQHAVRDTLTPDQRYETAHAAADSLIDAWPDIERDTQLAQALRANTTALTAQTEAELHRPNAHRVLHRSGHSLGEAGQVTAARDHFQYLTKTTHRHLGPDHPDTLTTRGNLATWQGQAGDAAGAAKAYADLLTHMIRVLGPDHPATLPTRSNLASWRGEAGDAAGAAEAYADLLTDLIQALGPDHPATLTTRSNLATWQGQAGDATGAAEAFTDLLTDRIRVLGPDHPDTLITRSNLASWRGEAGDAAGAAEAFTDLLTDRIRVLGPDHPDTLITRSNLATWQGQAGDATGAAEPYAGLLTHMIRVLGPDHPDTLTTRSNLATWQGQAGDATGAAETYADLLTHMIRVLGPNHPATLTTRSNLASWRGEAGDATGAAEAFTDLLTDRIRVLGPDHPDTLTTRNNLATWQGRAGDVSGAAEAYADLLTDRIRVLGPDHPDTLTTRNNLATWQGRAGDVSGAAEAYAQLLAAQQRLNGEDHPDTFAAWGSYAYWRGQAGDTAEAIAATTQLLERMTEALGDDHPHLQVLRHNLAYLRDHS
- a CDS encoding RRQRL motif-containing zinc-binding protein, which codes for MGAPQHEGVDLVDVDPHDPGDGSLPVFRWKQAGHQNLATRRQLREMGLRPGGQDPVARIECRGGQRFAWLYRIDLAKPKLPMTLAKELALDKAMAARQTCPLCGRRYFHCIPLKTLGSCLECHDGTPAAPSSYITTAAAHRLAA